The Theropithecus gelada isolate Dixy chromosome 11, Tgel_1.0, whole genome shotgun sequence genome includes a region encoding these proteins:
- the LOC112634230 gene encoding olfactory receptor 6C3, which translates to MNHTMVTEFVLLGLSDDPDLQIVIFLFLFITYMLSVTGNLTIITLTFVDSHLQTPMYFFLRNFSFLEISFTTVCIPRFLGAIITRNKTISYNNCAAQLFFFIFMGVTEFYILTAMSYDRYVAICKPLHYTTIMNRNLCTLLVLCAWLSGFLTIFPPLMLLLQLDYCASNVIDHFACDYFPLLQLSCSDTWLLEVIGFYFALVTLLFTLALVILSYMYIIRTILRIPSASQRKKAFSTCSSHMIVISISYGSCIFMYANPSAKEKASLTKGVAVLNTSIAPMLNPFIYTLRNQQVKQAFKSVVHEVVYYAKKMNFWSKSPIKSQEKF; encoded by the coding sequence ATGAACCACACAATGGTCACAGAATTTGTCCTCCTGGGCCTTTCTGATGATCCTGACCTTCAgattgtgatttttctctttttatttatcacGTATATGTTAAGTGTTACTGGAAACCTGACTATCATCACCCTGACCTTTGTGGACTCCCATCTGCAGACACCTATGTATTTCTTCCTCCGGAACTTCTCTTTCTTAGAAATCTCATTTACAACTGTATGCATCCCCAGATTTCTGGGGGCAATTATCACCAGGAATAAGACTATTTCCTATAACAACTGTGCAGCccaactctttttctttatattcatggGGGTGACGGAATTTTACATATTAACTGCCATGTCCTATGACCGCTATGTTGCCATCTGCAAGCCCCTTCATTACACAACCATCATGAACAGGAATCTCTGCACCCTACTTGTGTTGTGTGCCTGGCTAAGTGGGTTTCTGACCATTTTCCCACCCCTTATGCTTCTCCTCCAGCTGGATTACTGTGCTTCCAACGTCATTGATCACTTTGCATGTGACTATTTTCCCCTCTTACAACTATCTTGTTCAGATACATGGCTCCTAGAAGTAATTGGTTTTTACTTTGCTTTGGTTACTTTGCTGTTCACTTTGGCATTAGTGATTTTATCTTACATGTACATTATCAGGACCATTTTAAGAATCCCATCTGCCAGTCAAAGAAAAAAGGCTTTCTCCACTTGTTCCTCTCACATGATTGTCATTTCCATTTCTTATGGAAGCTGTATATTCATGTATGCTAATCCATCTGCAAAAGAAAAGGCATCATTGACAAAAGGAGTAGCTGTTCTCAATACATCCATTGCCCCCATGCTGAACCCTTTCATTTACACTTTGAGAAACCAGCAAGTAAAACAAGCCTTCAAAAGTGTGGTCCATGAAGTTGTGTATTatgcaaaaaaaatgaatttttggtCAAAGAGCCCtataaaaagccaagaaaaattttga